A stretch of Caldilineales bacterium DNA encodes these proteins:
- a CDS encoding S8 family serine peptidase, with product MFKRLLLILLAASVFLLPGTALAQGVQPPARPAHPPRLDSSLAKLAQAPVLTAQDKAAAQALGVWAGPDQLRVVVEADHLPDLPPGVGVEATMPGFYQLRVPRSQVEAVAALPGVRLVRPPFPHQLDVLSEGVFRAGVFPWQASGWDGSGVKVAVIDLGFAGWQGLVGTGELRAVTTVNFRADGQFETTGHGSAVAEIVQDMAPGVQLFLLAASTEVELAGAVGYARNQGVRVIVHSVSWFNTGPGNGTGVIADQVRLAWQSGILWVNSAGNQAQMHYRGLFDPGPNNLHQFAPGDQTNSVFLSAGATLCGYLNWDSWPVTSDDYDLYLYRSGTVVASSTNGQTGSQPPTEAFCYQATSAGTYDFVIQRYSGQARILQLFNTQAPLERPTQAGSITQPADAAEALSVGAVFWPEPYLLEVFSSQGPTTAGWLKPDLVAYDGVSTAAFGLSNERPYLSGGTGFFGASAAAPHVGGAAAILMQRFPGWPAYLVRDFLVSNAVDLGVPGPDNAFGYGRLFLPFVTPTATPTATPAPTNTATPTATPAPTNTPTATPRPPTATPTRTPTPTATPTLPPPWLSIQPDLLAPGFLAPQTITVHWGNQNRSDFLYLDLSGPVSFVGGVTSQSVPLGGTGGSYSVLLFAAASAQPGAAFSLTAATQANSIDRFGVVGRNLYLPMFWRSF from the coding sequence ATGTTCAAACGTCTCCTTCTCATCCTTCTTGCCGCTTCCGTGTTCCTGCTGCCGGGAACAGCCCTGGCGCAGGGAGTGCAGCCCCCCGCCCGCCCGGCGCACCCACCCCGGCTCGATAGCAGCCTGGCCAAGCTGGCCCAGGCGCCCGTCCTCACCGCACAGGACAAGGCGGCGGCGCAGGCGCTGGGTGTGTGGGCTGGGCCAGACCAGCTGCGGGTTGTGGTCGAGGCCGATCATCTGCCCGACCTGCCGCCGGGCGTGGGCGTCGAAGCCACGATGCCGGGGTTCTACCAGCTGCGCGTCCCGCGGTCGCAGGTCGAGGCCGTGGCCGCACTGCCGGGCGTCCGCCTGGTGCGGCCGCCCTTCCCGCACCAACTCGATGTGTTGAGCGAGGGCGTCTTTCGGGCCGGCGTCTTCCCCTGGCAGGCGTCGGGCTGGGATGGCAGCGGGGTGAAGGTGGCGGTCATCGACCTGGGGTTTGCCGGCTGGCAGGGACTGGTTGGCACCGGGGAACTGCGCGCTGTCACCACGGTCAACTTTCGGGCCGATGGCCAGTTCGAGACCACTGGCCACGGTTCAGCCGTGGCCGAGATCGTTCAGGACATGGCGCCGGGCGTCCAGCTTTTCCTCCTGGCAGCCAGCACCGAGGTCGAATTGGCGGGGGCCGTGGGCTACGCCCGCAATCAGGGCGTGCGCGTCATCGTCCATTCGGTCAGCTGGTTCAACACCGGGCCGGGCAATGGCACGGGCGTGATCGCTGACCAGGTGCGTCTGGCCTGGCAGAGCGGCATCCTCTGGGTGAATTCGGCCGGCAACCAGGCGCAGATGCACTACCGCGGCCTGTTCGACCCTGGCCCCAACAACCTGCACCAATTTGCGCCCGGCGACCAGACCAACAGCGTCTTTCTCAGCGCCGGCGCCACCCTCTGCGGCTATCTCAACTGGGATAGCTGGCCCGTCACGTCCGACGACTACGACCTCTACCTCTATCGCTCTGGGACGGTGGTGGCCAGCAGCACCAATGGGCAGACAGGCAGCCAACCGCCCACCGAGGCGTTCTGCTACCAGGCCACAAGCGCCGGGACCTACGACTTCGTCATTCAGCGTTACAGCGGCCAGGCGCGCATCTTGCAGCTTTTCAACACGCAGGCCCCGCTGGAGCGCCCCACGCAGGCCGGCTCGATCACCCAACCGGCCGACGCCGCCGAAGCCCTGAGCGTGGGCGCCGTCTTCTGGCCCGAACCCTACCTGCTTGAGGTGTTCAGCAGCCAGGGGCCGACCACGGCCGGCTGGCTCAAGCCCGACCTGGTGGCCTACGATGGCGTCAGCACCGCCGCCTTTGGGCTGAGCAACGAGCGCCCCTATCTGAGCGGCGGCACGGGCTTCTTCGGCGCTTCGGCGGCTGCGCCGCATGTGGGCGGGGCCGCGGCCATCCTCATGCAACGCTTTCCCGGCTGGCCGGCCTATCTCGTGCGCGATTTCCTGGTCAGCAACGCCGTCGATCTGGGCGTGCCCGGCCCCGACAACGCCTTTGGCTATGGCCGGTTGTTCCTGCCCTTCGTCACGCCCACCGCCACCCCCACCGCCACCCCGGCGCCGACCAACACCGCCACCCCCACCGCCACCCCGGCGCCGACCAACACCCCCACCGCCACCCCGCGCCCGCCCACCGCCACACCCACCCGCACCCCCACCCCCACCGCCACGCCCACCCTACCGCCGCCCTGGTTGTCGATCCAGCCCGACCTCCTGGCCCCTGGCTTCCTGGCCCCCCAGACCATCACTGTGCACTGGGGCAACCAGAACCGTTCCGACTTCCTGTACCTGGATCTGTCCGGGCCGGTTTCCTTCGTGGGCGGCGTCACATCCCAGTCCGTCCCCCTGGGCGGGACCGGCGGCAGCTATAGCGTGCTCCTCTTCGCCGCCGCCAGCGCCCAGCCCGGCGCCGCCTTCAGCCTGACCGCCGCCACCCAGGCCAATAGCATCGACCGCTTCGGCGTGGTGGGGCGCAATCTCTATTTGCCGATGTTTTGGCGCAGTTTTTGA
- a CDS encoding DegV family protein — protein sequence MTTLAIVADSGCDLPAALLERHRIGQVPLIARFGADELLDTPATRAEFWDRYDISQPPQTSGPSVGAWAEAFEQTLAGAGQVIAITVTSKHSGAHNSAVIAAADFGGRVHVFDSWSVSLGEGLLTLHACELAAAGQPPATILASLASMRERMRVYFALDTIEAVQRGGRLAPIIAALKRMSSLIAIKPILHIEQGVIGFDGAARSMHKAAGSLLERAQGQPIVVAAVGHTRQHDLAAQTAETLATLTGLPQASILVAEVGPALGAHAGPGALGLGFVVA from the coding sequence ATGACCACCCTTGCCATCGTCGCCGACAGCGGCTGCGACCTGCCCGCCGCTCTGCTCGAACGCCATCGCATCGGCCAGGTGCCGCTCATCGCCCGCTTTGGCGCGGATGAACTCCTGGATACCCCGGCCACCCGCGCCGAGTTTTGGGATCGCTACGACATCAGTCAACCGCCGCAGACTTCCGGCCCGTCGGTGGGGGCGTGGGCCGAGGCTTTCGAGCAGACGCTGGCCGGGGCTGGCCAGGTCATCGCCATCACCGTCACCAGCAAACACAGCGGCGCCCACAACAGCGCCGTCATCGCCGCCGCTGACTTCGGCGGCCGCGTGCATGTCTTCGACTCCTGGTCGGTTTCGTTGGGCGAGGGGCTGCTGACGTTGCACGCCTGTGAACTGGCCGCGGCCGGTCAGCCGCCGGCAACCATTCTCGCCTCGTTGGCGTCTATGCGGGAGCGAATGCGGGTGTACTTTGCCCTCGACACCATCGAAGCCGTCCAGCGCGGCGGCCGCCTGGCGCCGATCATCGCCGCCCTCAAACGCATGTCCTCCCTGATCGCGATCAAACCCATCCTCCACATCGAACAAGGCGTCATTGGTTTCGATGGCGCCGCCCGCAGTATGCACAAAGCCGCAGGGTCGCTGCTCGAACGCGCCCAAGGCCAGCCAATTGTGGTTGCCGCCGTGGGCCACACCCGCCAGCATGACCTGGCCGCACAGACCGCCGAGACGCTGGCGACCCTCACCGGCCTGCCGCAGGCGTCGATCCTGGTGGCCGAGGTCGGCCCCGCCCTGGGCGCCCATGCCGGCCCCGGCGCCCTCGGCCTCGGCTTCGTCGTCGCCTGA